From a single Micromonospora pallida genomic region:
- a CDS encoding fumarylacetoacetate hydrolase family protein, with protein sequence MRIARFAHAKGMSFGAVEGEAGAGSQGLTIAEIEGHPFGKIEFSGARWALSDVRLLSPILPSKVVCVGRNYAEHAAEHGSEVPKEPLLFLKPSTSVIGPRDAIRLPVFSRQVEHEAELAVVIGPPGARRADRAAAERAIFGYTCANDVTARDLQRSDGQWTRAKGFDSFCPLGPWITTGLDVSDLEVRCEVGRDPEEMEVRQLGRTKDMVFDVPSLVSYISHVMTLLPGDVVLTGTPAGVSPLLDGDTVTVRIEGIGELSNPVVPIG encoded by the coding sequence GTGCGTATCGCTCGTTTCGCTCATGCCAAGGGAATGTCGTTCGGAGCCGTCGAGGGGGAGGCAGGGGCGGGATCGCAGGGTCTCACCATCGCCGAGATCGAGGGGCATCCGTTCGGGAAGATCGAGTTCAGTGGTGCCCGGTGGGCCCTCTCGGACGTCCGGTTGCTCTCGCCCATCCTGCCGAGCAAGGTGGTCTGCGTCGGCCGAAACTACGCCGAGCACGCCGCCGAGCACGGCAGCGAGGTGCCCAAGGAGCCGCTGCTCTTCCTCAAACCGTCCACCAGCGTCATCGGGCCTCGGGACGCGATCCGGCTGCCGGTCTTCTCCCGGCAGGTCGAGCACGAGGCGGAACTCGCCGTGGTGATCGGACCGCCCGGTGCCCGTCGCGCCGACCGGGCCGCCGCCGAGCGGGCCATCTTCGGCTACACCTGCGCAAACGACGTGACCGCGCGTGACCTGCAACGCAGCGACGGCCAGTGGACGCGGGCCAAGGGCTTCGACTCGTTCTGCCCGCTCGGGCCGTGGATCACGACGGGACTGGACGTCAGCGACCTCGAGGTCCGGTGCGAGGTGGGCCGCGACCCGGAGGAGATGGAGGTCCGTCAGCTCGGCCGGACCAAGGACATGGTGTTCGACGTGCCGTCGCTGGTGTCGTACATCTCGCACGTGATGACGCTGCTGCCCGGCGACGTCGTGCTGACCGGCACCCCGGCCGGGGTTAGTCCGCTCCTGGACGGGGATACGGTCACCGTACGTATCGAGGGGATCGGCGAACTCTCGAACCCGGTGGTCCCGATCGGGTGA
- a CDS encoding GNAT family N-acetyltransferase — MLLRPFLDGDLLELRVAHADPEVIRLTGIAGRQHSEEKLVHWYDTRNAQTDRLDLAVVDRATGACVGEVVLNQWDAHNRSCNFRTLIGPGGRDRGLGTEAVRLIVGHGFERLGLHRISLEVYHFNPRARRVYEKVGFVAEGVLRDALRDDDRWVDATVMSILAPEWAAHRGHPEG, encoded by the coding sequence GTGCTGCTGCGACCCTTCCTCGACGGCGACCTGCTCGAACTGCGGGTCGCCCATGCCGATCCGGAGGTGATCCGGCTGACCGGCATCGCCGGCCGGCAGCACAGCGAGGAGAAACTGGTTCACTGGTACGACACCCGCAACGCGCAGACCGACCGGCTCGACCTGGCGGTGGTCGACCGCGCGACCGGCGCCTGTGTCGGTGAGGTGGTGCTCAACCAATGGGACGCGCACAACCGTAGCTGCAACTTCCGGACCCTGATCGGTCCCGGCGGACGCGACCGTGGCCTCGGCACCGAGGCGGTACGCCTCATCGTCGGCCACGGCTTCGAACGGCTCGGCCTGCACCGGATCTCGCTGGAGGTGTACCACTTCAACCCCCGGGCCCGGCGGGTCTACGAGAAGGTCGGGTTCGTCGCCGAGGGCGTGCTGCGGGACGCGTTGCGGGACGACGACCGCTGGGTGGACGCGACGGTCATGTCCATCCTGGCCCCCGAGTGGGCGGCACACCGGGGCCACCCGGAGGGATGA
- a CDS encoding 3-methyladenine DNA glycosylase: MTAALATVLDAPTWRARRQAHEERVDAWLAPHLARRRGGVRHPVEDFLFTYYSHRPAQLRRWHPGARVELRDADPAEFGPDYRATASGVTLDTDAVRARRAASADWIRDLLAATAGRPAHLGCFGMHEWAMVYRQTQDEVRHNHWPLRLGPERTAAVVEERGVRCSHFDAYRFFTAPARPLNVLTPTRESQHDLEQPGCLHANMDLYKWAYKLSPLVPAELVADCFALAREIRTLDMRASPYDLAALGYPPVRVETPEGRAEYVTAQRGFAERAAALRARLLAALA, translated from the coding sequence GTGACCGCCGCCCTCGCCACCGTGCTCGACGCGCCGACCTGGCGGGCCCGCCGGCAGGCGCACGAGGAACGGGTCGACGCCTGGCTGGCCCCGCACCTGGCCCGGCGGCGCGGTGGCGTACGGCACCCGGTGGAGGACTTCCTCTTCACCTACTACTCTCACCGGCCGGCACAGTTGCGCCGCTGGCATCCCGGAGCCAGGGTGGAGCTGCGGGACGCCGACCCGGCCGAGTTCGGCCCGGACTACCGCGCCACCGCCTCCGGGGTCACTCTCGACACCGATGCCGTACGGGCCCGTCGCGCCGCCTCGGCGGACTGGATCCGGGACCTGCTGGCCGCGACGGCGGGACGGCCGGCGCACCTCGGCTGCTTCGGCATGCACGAGTGGGCGATGGTCTACCGGCAGACCCAGGACGAGGTACGCCACAACCACTGGCCGCTGCGGCTCGGGCCGGAGCGGACCGCCGCCGTCGTCGAGGAGCGCGGCGTACGGTGCAGCCACTTCGACGCGTACCGGTTCTTCACCGCGCCGGCCCGGCCGCTGAACGTGCTCACCCCGACCCGGGAGAGCCAGCACGACCTGGAACAGCCGGGCTGCCTACACGCCAACATGGACCTCTACAAGTGGGCGTACAAGCTCTCGCCCCTGGTCCCCGCGGAGCTGGTGGCGGACTGCTTCGCGCTGGCGCGGGAGATCCGGACGCTGGACATGCGGGCCTCGCCGTACGATCTCGCCGCACTCGGGTACCCACCGGTCCGGGTCGAGACGCCGGAGGGACGTGCCGAGTACGTCACCGCCCAGCGCGGCTTCGCCGAGCGGGCCGCCGCGCTCCGCGCCCGCCTGCTCGCCGCCCTGGCGTGA